One part of the Hydrogenobacter sp. genome encodes these proteins:
- a CDS encoding ADP-ribosylation factor-like protein, with protein MKLKVVYFGSSLAGKSTNVRKLYEILREKGIAKGEFVSMETDEKRTLFVEMFVSNINVEGIDLDVKILTTPGQFRLHPLRKVVMNGVDGLVFVVDSSQERKQVNFLVMRETAAVLKEQGRDLLKFPVVVQYNKRDLPDAMDIEDMQMMFNPWGTDFVEAVATEGKGVLETFVKVLKNILVTKHAKSSSL; from the coding sequence ATGAAGTTAAAAGTCGTCTACTTTGGATCAAGCTTAGCAGGTAAGAGTACAAATGTGCGGAAACTTTACGAGATACTCAGGGAAAAGGGTATAGCCAAAGGAGAGTTTGTGAGTATGGAAACCGACGAAAAGAGAACACTTTTTGTGGAAATGTTCGTAAGCAACATTAACGTGGAGGGCATAGATCTGGACGTGAAGATCCTGACAACACCCGGTCAGTTTAGACTCCATCCTCTTAGGAAAGTTGTCATGAACGGAGTTGACGGACTTGTCTTTGTTGTTGACAGCAGTCAGGAGAGGAAACAAGTTAACTTTTTGGTGATGAGGGAAACTGCTGCAGTTTTGAAAGAGCAGGGAAGGGATTTACTGAAATTTCCTGTCGTAGTTCAATACAACAAAAGGGATCTACCCGATGCTATGGACATTGAAGATATGCAGATGATGTTTAACCCTTGGGGAACCGATTTCGTGGAGGCAGTAGCTACAGAAGGAAAAGGTGTGCTGGAAACTTTCGTGAAGGTGTTAAAAAACATACTGGTTACCAAACATGCAAAGAGTAGCTCTCTATAA